From a single Microbacterium murale genomic region:
- a CDS encoding ankyrin repeat domain-containing protein codes for MRDPFRRRTLAVLSLAASLSLLAACAPAPHTAPSTQPSTPSTQKALDEQLRDAAWADDIGQAAELIRSGADVNAKDSTQQSAYLIATSEGYLDLLHLTIKSGAAIDDKDNWNGTGLIRAAERGHGLVTGALIQEGIDLDHVNRIGYQAIHEAVWFGQDDPEYATTVRTLIAAGAELDRVSESERLTALQMADQRGFVGLHSILETASKAEPMADPDAELLAAAQSGDADAAAIALRAGADLETRDPDLQQTPLMRAVLADRVSVAQLLIAMGADPDAFDYRQDTPWVMTGVTGSVPMLEALLPGGPDLSIPNRRGGTPAHPAAERGHAEYIARVTQLDIDVNRVNLNGWTALLEAVVFGDGGPAHQEIVRTLLENGADADIRDANGISALEHARDRGYTEIVALLGG; via the coding sequence ATGCGTGATCCATTCCGCCGGCGAACGCTGGCAGTGCTGTCCCTCGCAGCATCCCTTTCTTTGCTCGCGGCGTGCGCACCCGCCCCGCACACTGCACCGAGCACACAACCCTCCACGCCGTCTACGCAGAAGGCTCTCGACGAGCAGTTGCGAGACGCGGCGTGGGCTGACGACATCGGACAGGCCGCCGAACTGATCAGGTCGGGGGCAGATGTCAACGCCAAGGACAGCACACAGCAGTCGGCCTATCTCATCGCCACGAGTGAGGGATACCTCGACCTCCTTCACCTGACGATCAAGTCGGGCGCTGCGATCGATGACAAGGACAATTGGAACGGCACGGGGCTGATCCGCGCCGCCGAACGTGGGCACGGTCTCGTCACCGGCGCTCTGATCCAGGAGGGCATCGACCTCGATCATGTGAACCGGATCGGCTATCAAGCGATTCACGAGGCGGTGTGGTTCGGTCAGGATGACCCTGAGTATGCGACGACTGTACGCACTCTGATCGCCGCCGGCGCGGAGCTTGATCGCGTATCCGAATCGGAACGGCTCACCGCATTGCAGATGGCCGATCAACGCGGATTCGTCGGCCTCCACTCGATCCTCGAGACGGCATCGAAGGCGGAGCCGATGGCTGATCCCGATGCGGAGCTGCTTGCTGCCGCGCAGTCAGGAGATGCGGATGCTGCTGCTATCGCCCTGCGTGCCGGCGCGGACCTCGAGACGCGCGATCCGGACCTGCAGCAGACACCACTGATGCGGGCGGTGTTGGCGGATCGCGTCTCTGTAGCGCAACTGCTCATCGCGATGGGAGCCGACCCTGACGCGTTCGACTATCGGCAGGACACTCCTTGGGTGATGACGGGCGTCACGGGAAGTGTGCCGATGCTGGAGGCGCTGTTGCCGGGCGGTCCGGACCTCAGCATCCCCAATCGGCGAGGCGGGACGCCCGCCCATCCCGCTGCCGAACGCGGGCACGCTGAGTACATCGCTCGAGTCACACAGTTGGACATCGACGTCAACCGCGTGAATCTCAACGGCTGGACGGCACTGCTGGAAGCTGTGGTCTTCGGCGACGGCGGGCCGGCGCACCAGGAAATCGTGCGTACCCTTCTCGAGAATGGCGCGGATGCCGACATCCGCGATGCGAACGGAATCTCGGCGCTCGAACATGCCCGTGACCGCGGCTACACCGAGATCGTGGCGCTGCTCGGCGGCTGA
- a CDS encoding GlcG/HbpS family heme-binding protein produces MNKMSTRTRALTGAAVAVALAAGTFGVVSAASADSQAAPAAITSAATDNVTQSSHLTVEAATRAAQAAMDAAAAEGQRVSVAVVDRNGNTIVTLRGDGAGPQSPESAVKKAYTAVAWNAPTSELVERLEDAPNLKDIPGTLFLGGGAPVASEEAPIAGIGVAGAPSGDLDQKFAQAGAAALGQ; encoded by the coding sequence ATGAACAAGATGTCCACCCGAACCCGCGCCCTCACCGGTGCCGCCGTCGCCGTCGCCCTGGCGGCCGGAACCTTCGGCGTCGTCTCCGCCGCCAGTGCGGACAGCCAGGCCGCCCCGGCAGCAATCACCAGCGCAGCCACGGACAACGTGACGCAGTCGAGCCACTTGACGGTCGAAGCCGCGACCCGGGCAGCTCAGGCCGCCATGGACGCCGCCGCCGCCGAAGGCCAGCGCGTCTCCGTTGCGGTCGTCGACCGCAACGGCAACACGATCGTCACCCTGCGCGGCGACGGTGCGGGCCCGCAGTCGCCCGAGTCGGCTGTGAAGAAGGCATACACGGCTGTCGCCTGGAACGCTCCCACCTCAGAGCTCGTCGAGCGCCTTGAAGACGCTCCGAACCTGAAGGACATCCCGGGCACCCTCTTCCTCGGAGGCGGAGCCCCCGTCGCCTCCGAGGAAGCTCCGATCGCAGGTATCGGAGTGGCGGGCGCACCCAGCGGCGATCTCGACCAGAAGTTCGCTCAGGCCGGCGCCGCTGCGCTCGGCCAGTAG